Below is a genomic region from Paenibacillus rhizovicinus.
AACCTTCGTCCGTCCATTCTGTTCCGCTTGCGCAGCCTGCATGTCCCTTCACTCCTCTTGGAAAATAAAAAAGCCGAGAGGAAGAGAAATCTCCGCTCCCGGCTTCGCGGGCAGCACAAAGAAACAAGTGCCGCCGCGCATTTGCCTGATTGTCTCTCTTGGTCCGCTTACGAGGTTAGCTGCCCTATTCGGGCTAGAGAGCGCCCTGCCCGGACAAGCCATGCCTGCCCGCGATTCACCCCTGGGCGGACGCCGGCAATCGGCGCCTCCCGCGGTTCCCCCGTTCCCCTTCGAAAGGGATTCAGCGATATTGGAATGGATACCATTCATTTGTTGATACTAATCGTAGTCCCGTCCTCAGGAATTGTAAAAAGCGGCCTGATGTCCGCAAACGGGCTTCTCGCCGAAAAATCGCAATGAAAACGCGCGCATCCGTTTATTTCGCGGAAAGTGCTGCCAATTTCTTCGGCATGCTTCTATTTGCTAAGCCGCTGACAAGCCCGACGTTCCTAAGCCGACTAGTTCTATTGAATTTAACGATTTATAGGGGTACATTGAAGGTGTACAACTGCAGCGCAGACGATGCCCGAATAACTTGCAGGGAGGAATTATTATGAGCACGAATTCCGTTAAAGCATTATTCCAGCCTTTCCGTTCGGACAAATTGACGCTCGACAATCGCATCGTCATGGCCCCCATGACGCGAGGCTTCTCGCCCGGCGGCGTACCCGGCGAGGACGTGGCGGCCTACTATAAGCGCCGTGCCGAGAACGGCGTCGGCCTGATCGTCACGGAAGGCACCTTGATCAATCATCCCGCGGCAGGCGCAAGCACGAAGTGGCCGCATTTCTTCGGCACGAACGCCTTGGAGGGCTGGTCCGGCGTCGTTAAGGCCGTTCACGAAGCCGGCGGCAAAATCCTTCCGCAGCTGTGGCATATCGGCTTGACGCGCAAGCCCGGCACCGGCACGAATCCGGAAGCGCCGTCGGTCGGTCCTTCCGGGCTCAACCTGGCCGGCGAACAAGTGGGCGACCCGCTCACCGAAGCGGAAATCGCCGATCTGATCGCTGCTTATGCTCAGGCGGCGGCCGATGCCAAACGGCTCGGCTTCGACGGCATCGAGCTGCATGGCGCCCACGGGTACCTGATCGACCAATTCTTCTGGGGCGTGACGAACGTTCGAACGGACCGCTACGGCGGCGACCTCGTGAAACGGACCCGCTTCGCGACGGAAGTCGTCGAAGCATGCAGACGCGCCGTCGGATCGGAGTTTCCGATCATCATGCGCTTCTCCCAATGGAAGGACGGCGCCTATGACGCGAAGCTCGCGGAATCGCCGGATGAATTAAGCCGCTTCCTGCAGCCGCTGGTCGACGCCGGCGTCGATGTCTTCCACTGCTCGACGCGCCGTTTCTGGGAGCCCGCGTTCGCGGACGGAGAGGACTTGAATTTGGCAGGCTGGACGAAGAAGCTGACGGGCAAACCGACGATCACCGTCGGCTCGGTCGGACTCGATCTCGAGTTCACGCGTCTGTTCAAAGAGAAGAAAGGCGCCGAAGCGGTCAGCATCGACGGCTTGCTGGAACGGCTCGATCGCGGCGAATTCGACCTCGTCGCCATCGGCAGAGCCTTGCTGAACGATCCCGCATGGGCGAAGAAAATCAAAGAAGGACGCCAGGATGAACTGCGTCCGTTCACGCCGGAAGCGACGCAAACGCTGTATTAAACCACATGAATCAGGCTGTTCTCGATCTTGATCGGGGACAGCCTGTTTTGCCGATTGGAGCGTGCTTGGACGTACAGATACGAATTGCCGCCCCATGACAAAGAGCCATGAATGAACCGCGCGGCGCGGTCTTCATGGCTCTTTGTCATGCGCGATGTCCGCGCGGTCTGCGCGGGCGATCTAAGCGCGATCTATACGAGAATTGTGCGCGAATCGTACGTGTGCTGCTCCTACGCGTTCTCTCCGTTCTTCTCCCATGCGAACCCGCCGACTTGATTCCAAGCCGAGCCGTACGGCGTGTTTCCGCCCCGGTACGGCAGCGTTACGACGCCAGCCGCGCAGCGCACGATGCCCTTGTTGCTGCCGCAAATCGTCAGGCCCGTGTCGTCGAACAGCGTGTCGGCCAGCTGATAGGCATCAGACGCCCGGTACGAGAATACGATTCCCCGGCGCGGCTTGCCCGACGCGTTCGCATCCGAGCCATGCAGCGTCAAGGTATGATGAATGCTGATGCCGCCGGTTTTCGGGGTAATGAGCACGATATCATTCGGATTGGCCGGCCGTTCCCAATACCGGCTCTCCTGGCATTCCGCCGCGAACCGCCCGTCGCTCAGATGATTCAGCTGCCCCAGTCGATGGCTGCCCTTGACCATCCGCATGCAGCCGTTCTCCGGCGTCGCATCGTCGAGCATGACCATGACCGACAGCAGATCGGTGTTCGTATGCGGGTAGAAAGCATAGTCCTGATGCCAGGCGAAGATGCCCACGCCCTTCGTCGGCGGCTTCGTCGCCAGCTTGGAATGCTGCAGCTCGATGTCCGCTCCGAGCAGCGGGATCAGCTTGGCGACGATCGCCGGATGCTTCGCCAGCTTCAGAAAGGCCGGGTGAAGCGCCGTAATGCCGAGCGAATGCACCGTCTTCGTCTCGTAATCCTTCTGCGAGCGGAGCGCCGTAATTTGCGGCTGTTCGCAAGCGAGACGCAGCTCCTCCACTTCCTCCGCGGTCAAAATATCGTCAAATACGAGAAATCCGTCTTCCCAATAACGGCTGATTTCCTGTTCGGTCAAACCCTGCTCGATCCCGTTGGCCACCGTCGATCACTCCCGCGCATCCGTAATGTTGCTGCTCTTTTATCATAGAGGTGACAACCATGCGCCGCTATAATAGACTGGTTATGAAATATCAGGATTCGGCGAAAGGCTGGGAGCTTCCATGAACGGCAAGCTGGAGTTTTTCTTATATAAATCCCATGAACCCGGCACCTATGTGGATTTCCACAAGCATAGCTGCTACGAGCTCGTATACTATGTATCGGGGAGCGGAACGATGAATTTGGGCGGCCGGACGCTCGTTTACGCGCCCGGCACCATGACGATGACACGGCCCGACTATATGCACGACGAGCGGCATGACGAGGAAACCGAGGTCATCTTCTTCGGCTTCCGCTACGACGATTTCCCGGTGCCCTTGCAGAACGGCCTGATCGCCGACACGGAAGAACGGACCGTTCTATCGCTCATGCTGACGATGAAAGAAGAGCTGCTCGCCCAGAAAGCCCACTACGTCCCGCGGACGAATCTCTTGCTGAACGAGATTATCCTGCTGCTGGGACGCCAGTCCGAGACCGCCGCTCCGCAGGACGAACACCGGCCGGAACGGCTTTTCTACGCCAGGCGGTACTTGGACGAGAACTTCACGCAGCCCGTCGAGCTTCGCACGCTTGCAGAGCTGTCCGGGTACAGCGAGGATCATTTTCGCCATCTGTTCAAGGAGCAGACCGGCCTTCCGCCAGGCCAGTACATCCTGCGCAAACGGCTGGAAGCGGCCAAGGACCGGCTGCTGCACACGGCGCAGACGGTCAGCGCGATCGGCATGGACTGCGGCTTCTCGACGACGTCGCAATTCATCGAGCTGTTCAAGCGGTCGTTCGGCGTGACGCCGCTGCAATACAGGAAGATCCGTTAAGCTCGGCGGATCGCGGGCGGCAGGTATATTTGGTTGCAATTAGGACAAAACGGGTATGAGAAGATGCGGAGCAATTCGCAATCCATGGAATGGAGGTCTCATCATACCTATGCATGCAGCGAACGACAAAGGAATCTTAGACGGCAAAGTCGCCGTTATTACCGGAGCAGGATCCGGCATCGGCCGGGCCGCCGCGCTGAGGCTGGCGAAGGAAGGCGCGCGCATTGCGCTCGTGGACATCAAGGAGGAGCGGGTCGCCGACGTACGGAAACGGATCAACGAATCCGGCGGCGAAGCCATTGCCGTCGAGGCGGATATTTCGAAGCCGGAGGAAGTCGAGAACGCCATCCGGGAAGCAGCAGGCAAATGGGACCGGCTTGATATCGTGTTCGCCAACGCCGGCATCAACGGTACATTGGCGCCCATTGAATCCATGACGCACGAGGATTGGAGCACGACGCTCGATACGAATTTGAAGGGAACCTTCCTGACCGTCAAATACGCCGTCCCGTTTCTGAAGAAGAAAGGCGGCAGCATCGTCATCACGAGCTCCATCAACGGCAATCGGGTGTTCTCGAATTTCGGCATGAGCGCGTACAGCACCTCCAAAGCAGGACAGGTTGCTTTCATGCAAATGGCCGCCTTGGAGCTGGCCCAATACGGCATTCGCGTCAATGCGGTCTGTCCCGGTGCCATCAAGACGCATATCGGGCAAAATACGCATCCTACGCCGGAGCTGGAAGAAATTCAAATTCCGGTCGAATATCCCGAAGGCGACCAGCCATTGGAACACGGCCCCGGCCGTGCGGCCCAGGTCGGCGACTTGGTATTGTTCCTGGCTTCCGACGCATCGAGCCACATTACCGGCACGCCGATCTTCATCGACGGGGCGGAGTCGCTGCTGCATGGATGACAGCAACGATGACCTGTAATGGATACCTGTAATGGATACCTGTAATGGATACCTAGTAGATAGAAAAGAGGGCGGCAAGCTGCCGCCCTCTCAACGTTCGTCTATTCGTTTCCGCGTACGCGCTCGGCGCAGCGCTCTATTGGCCTACGGATGATTCCTTCTGTTCCGGTTCGATGCCATGCCGCCTCAGCACCTGCTTCATCATTTCAAATTGAATCGGTTTCACTAGAAAATCCGTCATCCCCGCTTCCAAACAACGTTCGCGGTCCGTAGGCATCACATTCGCCGTCATCGCGACGACCACCGGCGCCCGGCCGGGCGGCGCAGACGCCAAGAGGCGGCGCGTTGCTTCTAGCCCGTCCATAATCGGCATTCGCATATCCATTAAGATCAAATCGTAATTGCGTCGATAAGCCAATTCCACGGCATCGCTGCCGTTGCTGGCGACGTCCGCGGCTACGCCGAGTTTATTCAGCAGCGTCAATGTCAGCTTCTGATTAATGACGTTATCGTCGGCGACGAGCACGGCAGCTGCCCTGTCGCCTCCCATTCCCCTGTCCGCTGCCATTTCCTTGTCCGCTGCCAGTCTCCCGTCTGCCGCCAATCTCCTGTCGCCATCCCTTTCTGCTTCCTGCCACAGCTCGAAGTCATCCGCAGCAAGCGACGCGAAGCTTCCTTCCGGGGCCGGCTCATGCCGCGCCGCCTGCCAGGTTCGGAGCTGCACGGTGAAACGGAACGTCGTGCCGATCCCCTGATCGGATTCCACCGCGATGGTACCGCCCATCATTTCGACCAGGTTTTTGCATATCGCTAGTCCGAGGCCCGTTCCTTCGTACTGCCGCGTAAGCGACGTATCGACCTGCGAGAAAGGCTGAAACAACAGCGGCAGCTTATCTCCGGGAATGCCGACGCCGGTATCCGTCACGGCGAATTCGATCCGCACCGCTTCCTCTTGGGCGGCAAGCAGCTTCGTAGTGACGGCAATGGAGCCATGCGCCGTAAATTTAAAGGCGTTGCCGATCAGATTGACGAGCACCTGCCGCAGCTTGATCTCGTCCCCTTCAAGCAGCTCCGGCAGTGCCGGATCCGCCTCGTATGTAAGCGCCAGGCGGCTTTGCTTGGACTTGGCCGTGAACAGGTCGAACGTTTCTTCGATCAGATGCGGCAGCTTGAACGGGAGATGCTCCAATTCCAGCTTACCCGACTCGATCTTCGCATAGTCCAAAATATCATTGATGACCGACAGCAGCGCTTCGCCGCTCTTGCGGATGATTTCAGCGAACTCGCGCTGCGACTCGTCGAGCTCCGTATCGAGCAGCAGCCCCGTCATGCCGAGCACGCCGTTCATCGGCGTGCGGATCTCATGGCTCACCATCGTGAGAAAATTCGTCTTCGCCCGCGCCGCGATCTCCGCCGTTTCCTTCGCGGCCATCAGCTCGCGCTCGAAACGTTTGCGCTCCGTCATGTCGACGACGGTGCAAGCGTAGATGCGCTCATCGTCGATGGTCGCCACGCCGATCTGGATTTCCGAGGGGAAACGGCTGCCATCCTTGCGGACCGGATTCAGCTGCCTGCGATCCCCTGTCAGCGAACCGCCGCCGACAAGCCTCTCCCTATTGCCATGATCCGGCACGGCCGATGCATGGTCAGCCCTCGGCGTCGTGTCGAACCATTCACCCGGCCCCGGCGCTGCATCGTGGCTTACGGACATGATCTGCCCCGGGCCAGAATGAAGGCCGTTCCTTGCCGCGTCGTTATGTACTTGCGAACCGGCTCCGCCTGTCTTGAACGCCCCTCCCGCAAAACACGGAACGAGCATCTCGACCGGCTGCCCCAGCACCTCGTCCTCGCGGTAGCCGAACATCGCCATGAGCGCGGGGTTGACCGTTAATATGATGCCGTCCTCGTCAAACGTCATCATCGTATCCATGCTCGTTTCTTGAATGGCGCGCGTGAGCGCCTGCGTTTTCGTCAGCTGGTAGGCCGTCAGCATCAGCTCGCGGTTGCCCCGCTCCAGCTCGCTCTTCTGCTGCTGCAGCAGCTCGGCTTGCAGCTGCAAGGTCTTGTTGCCGACGTAGAGCCGCACGAAGCCTTCGATCTTGGCCTTGAGAATCTGCGGCATGAACGGCTTCAGCATATAATCGATCGCGCCGGCCTCGTAGCCGGTGAAGAAATGCTCCGCTTCCTTGCTCGTCGCCGAAATGAAAATAATCGGCGTTTCCTGCGTTTTTTTCCGCGACTTGATCAGTCTCGCCGTCTCGAAGCCATCCATCTCCGGCATCTGCACGTCCAGCAGAATGACCGCGAACTCGTCCCTCAGCAGGCATCGCAGCGCTTCCGCGCCGGAAAGACATTTGACGAGATTGCAGTTCAAATCCCCTAATACAGCTTCCAACACCAGCAAATTATCCGGATGGTCATCCACCAGCAAGATGTTAACCGGTCCGCTATATGCAATCATGCTTATACCTCCCGGTCAAGATTTGATTTTGCGATAGAGCCGGCTGTGGGCGTCCAATTCCTCGTAAGCATCGGCATGCCGCGTGAAATTAATGGACTCTTTCGTGCCAAGCGCTAGAATGCCGAAGTTGCTGAGACTTTCGAAGAGCAAGCTGTGCACGTGATTTTGCAGCTCTTTGTTGAAATAGATCATGACGTTGCGGCAGAAAATGATATTGAATTCGTTGAAAGAACGATCCGTAACCAAATTATGCTGCGCGAACACGATATTGCTCTTAAGCTCGCTGTGGAACAGCACGGAATCGTATTTGGCCGTATAGTAATCGCTGAACGATTCCCTGCCTCCCGCCTCGATGTAGTTACGCGTGAACGTCTGCATCCGGTCGAGCGGATACACGCCCTCGCGCGCGGTCTCCAGCACGCGCTCGTTCATGTCCGTTGCATAAATGCGCGACTTGTCGTACAGTCCTTCTTCCTTCAGCAGAATGGCCATGGCGTACACTTCCTCGCCCGTGGAACAGCCGGCATGCCAAATCCGGATAAACGGATACGTTCGAAGCAGCGGAACGACCTGCTCGCGGAATACCCGGAACACTTCCGGATCGCGGAACATCTCCGTTACGTGGATCGTCAAGTCGGCCAGCAGCCGGTTCATGACCGCCCGGTCATGCAGCACCTTCTCCGTCAAGGACGTAATCGTCGGCAGCCGTTCCGCTCTCACCCGATGCCAAATGCGGCGGCGGATCGAAGAAGGGGCGTAATTGCGAAAATCGTACCCGTACAGCTGGTACAGCCCCTCCAGCAGCAGCGCAGCTTCGACCTGCTCCCGCTCGTCGGCTTTGCTTGATTCATCGTTGATTTCCATCATGCTATTCTCTTCTCTCTCTATTCTATTGATATAACCACACCCTCATTAACGACAGCAGCTGGTCGATATTAACCGGCTTCGAGATATAGTCGGAAGCGCCGGCTTCAATGCATTTATCGCGATCTTCTTTCATCGCCTTCGCCGTGATGGCGATCATCGGCAGCCGTTCGTATTCCGGAATGGCGCGAATATGCCGCATCGTTTCGTAGCCGTCCATTTCGGGCATCATCATATCCATCAGGATCAGCTGCGTGTCGGGATGCCGCGCAAGCATCTCCAGCGCCTCCCGCCCGTTCTCGGCAATATGAATATCCATTTTATAGCCTTCCAGAGCGCTCGACAAGGCGAACACGTTTCGGATATCGTCGTCGACGATCAGAATGGACTTTCCTTCGAAAATCGTCTCCACGCTATGAAGCTTCCTCAGTACGGTGCGCTTCTCCTCCGGCAAGTCCGCTACGACGCGATGCAGGAACAGCGTTGTCTCGTCCAGCAGCCGCTCCGGTGACTTGGCATCCTTGATAATAATCGTCTCCGCGTATTGGCGCAGCCGGATTTCATCCTTCTTGTCGAGATCGCGCCCGGTATAAATAATGATGGGCAGCTCGCGCAGCTTCTCGCTCCGGCGGATGCCGTCCAGCAATTCGAAGCCGGAGATGTCAGGCAGCCCGAGGTCGAGCACCATGCAGTCCCAATGCTGCGTCTCCAGCTCCCGCATCGCTTCCGCCCCGGACGACACGGCCTTCACGATAACGTCCTCGCCGCCGACCAGCTCGATAATGCCCGTGCGCTGGGCGGCGTCGTCTTCGACAACCAGCACATACTTGAGATCGTGGGCAAGGAAGGACTCCATCTTCACGAACAGCCTTTCCAACCGCTCCTTCTCCGCCGGCTTGCGCAAGTATGCGATCGCCCCCATGGCCAGTCCTTGCTGCACTTCTTCCATGACGGAGACGACATGGACCGGGATATGGCGCGTATCGGCGTCATGCTTGAGGTGATGCAGCACGGACCAGCCGTCCATGACCGGCAGCATGATGTCGAGCAGGATGGCATCCGGCTTGTAGCGCCTAGCTTCGTTCAAGCCGATATCGCCCTGCATGGCGACGATGCCCTTAAAGCCGTGCGCGCGCGCCATATCCAGCAGGACGCGTGCGAACGGTTCGTCGTCCTCGATAATGAGGACGACCCGGTCCTCCGTTTCGATCGAATCGCGGTCGTCTTCGATGGATGCGGCCGCCCGGACCAGGCCGGCATTCGTTCCGCTCGGCGTCAGCGGTCTCTGTGCAGCCAGGCCGGAGGCTGTCGACATCGCGGCTTCGCTCAGCGCCCGGCGGCCCTGCTTCGCGAGCATGGCTGCCTCGACGGCCTGCTCGCCGAGCTTCGCGTCGCTATCCGTCTGCGCGTCCTTCCCGTTCTGGAAGGCGACGTGATATTCGGGCAGGTACAGCGTGAATACGCTGCCCTCGCCTTCCTTGCTCTCCAGCAAGAGCTTGCCGCCGAGCAGGCCGGCCAGCTCTTGGCTAATGGCGAGGCCAAGGCCGGTGCCCCCGTATGTGCGGCTCGTCGTGCCGTCGACTTGCTGGAAGGCTTCGAAGACCAGCTGCTGCTTCTCTTCCGGGATGCCGATGCCCGTATCGCGCACTTCGAAGGCAATCAGGCGGCCGCCATCCGCGTCAAGCTCTGCTTCGGCTGCCTGCGCATTGCGAACCGTCAAGCTGACGGAGCCCCGATGCGTGAACTTAAAGGCGTTCGACAGCAGGTTCTTCAGCACTTGCTTCACGCGGTGACCGTCGGAATAGAATCCCTCCGGCACATCCTTCTCCACCGTCAGCTCGAAGTCGAGCCCTCTCTGCTGGCTCATCGGCCCGAAACTGCGCCGCATCGTCTGCAGCAGGTCGGAGAACGGCACATGCTCCGTGACGACGCTCATTTTGCCGGCGCCGATCTTGGATAAATCCAAAATTTCGTCGATCAGCTTCAGCAGATCGCCGCCGGATGAATGAATCGTCGTGGCGAACTCGATCTGCTTGCCCGTCAAATTGCGTTCCTTGTTGTCCATCAGCATCTGGGACAGAATCAACAAGCTGTTGAGCGGCGTCCGCAGCTCATGCGACATGTTGGCAAGGAACTCGGACTTGTATTTGGACGACAGCGCGAGCTGCACGGTCTGGCGCTCCAGCGCCGTCTTCGTGCGTTCGATCTGTTCGTTCTTCTGTTCCGTCTTGCGCATTTGCTGCTCCAGCAGATGCGTCTTCTTCAGCAGTTCCTCGTTCGACTGTTCCAGTTCTTCCTGCTGGCTCTGCAGCAATTCCTCGGATTTCTTCAGCGAGCGGGTCTGCTCTTCCAGCTGGTCGTTGGATTGCCGCAGCTCCTCCTGCTGCGAGATGAGCTCCTCGGACTGCGCCTGCAGCTCTTCGCTCAGCACCTGCGATTCGCGCAGCAGCTCCTCGATTCGGAGCCGGCCGAATAAATTGTTCAGCAGGCTGCCGAGGCCTGCCGCGAGATCGGTCAACAGCTCCCGCTGTTTGCTGTCGATCGGCGCAAGCGAAGCCAGTTCAATGACCGCCAGCTGCTGATTCTGGTAAGCAACCGGCAGGAGCAGCAGCGAACGCGGCGGCGTCCCGCCGAGGCCGGAACGAATGCGCAGGTAGTTGGAAGGAATATCCGCCAATGCGATCGGCTGCCCGCTGCGCGCGCATTGCCCGACAAGCCCTTCGCCCATGCGGAACTGCTGCTCGAAAGCGGTATCATCCTGAGGCGCATACGCGCCGTACAGCCTCAGCTTGTTATCTTGGCCATAGCCTTCGCGGATGTACAGGCCGCCGTAAACGGCCCCGACAAGCGGGACGACCCGCTCCATGAACAAGAAGCCCAGCTGTTCGAGTTCCTTGGATTCCTGCAGGGCGACGGAAACGGATGCGAGATTGGACTTCACCCACGTCTCTTCTTCCATCTTCTTGTTGTAGGCTTGCTCCGCTTCCGTCTTCCGCTCCAGCGTGTCGGCAAGCGAGAAGAACGCCTTGGCTACCGTTCCGAATTCGTCCGGCGTCTCCGCTCGCTTGCGCAAAACCGGGTCACTCATGCCGCGGGCATAATCCCCGATCATATCGGTTAAGCGGTTGAGGCTTCGCGTCACGCCGGTGGTATTCCACAGCATCGTGCCGATTCCGATCAGCATGCCCGCCATCATGGTGACGATCATGATCATTCGCGTACTGCGGTTGGCGCTGCTGGCCGATCGGACGGCCTCGTCCGTGGCGCTGCGGTGATAGGCCGTCAGATCATCGATGAGGTTAACCGTATTCTCCTGTTCGGCGACGCCCACCTTCTCGCGAAGGGCGACCGCCTCCGTCCCGCGGCCTGCCGCCACGAGCCGCTTTACTTCCGCGGCATATTGGAAGTAATCGGTGAAGCTGCGCTCCACGTCATTCAGCATCACCAGCTCGGTTTCGGTCGAAGCGATCCGCTTCAGTTCGTCGAAATACTCCCTCGCCTGCTTCGGCTTGTCGGCCAGCAGCGATTCGTTCTTGGATAAAGTCTCCGCGTTTTGCACGGTGAGGATGTTCGTAACCCCTTTGGCCACTTCGTTCACGGAGCCGCGGATGTCGTAAGCCAGCATCAGCTTCTGATAGCGGTTGGCGTATACTTCGTCCAGCTTTCCGCCCAGCACCGATATATTTCGCAAGCTGATGGAGGAAATAAAGATTAATACGATCATTAGGACGATGAAGCTGATGGTCAGTTTTGTTTTTGTTTTCATAAGACGTTCTTCACCCGGCTTCCCCTTCTCTGTTATGCTGCCTCTTGCTCAGAACCTGTTATCTTGACGCGCGAACAGGCCGCCCGTCCCGGAGGACGGCGACCTTATCGCAACGATCGTAATCGATGGTTAATGAATAGCTATTCATTCGTTTAATGGACATTGGTGATAACGAGTACACGACCGCGATCAAGCTCCTCTTCGTAACGTTCCGCTTCTATATCCGACAATCCGATTGACGTCAGCTTGGACCGGATCTCATCACCCCGCGACTTGAATACATTCGCCATCGCGGTGAACATGCCTTCTTCCTTCATGCTGATTTCGCTTGCGGAAGCCGCTTCGGACAATTGCTTCGTCTGGCTGCTGTCGTGCGCCAAAACGTAAATGTTGTCCTTCATATATCCGCGCCGATTCAGTTCCTGAACAGTGTGAAGCGCATCCATGGCCGTCGGTACAATTTGAACGCTCGGTTTCATTTGTTGTTGCATCGTAATCCCTCCGCTTTTCAAATGGATTAGCCAGGTGAGGCTAGTCTGAATTACCCCTGCCGCTTCGGCTTGAAACAAGTCATGGGCAATTCAGCAGGTGTCGAACGGCACTTTCGACAGGTTGCCGCATAACCCGGAGCCGCCGATTCAGGCCTAGACCTAACCGTGTAAAAGAAGATGCTGCCATGCGGCGGCTAGCTCAATATGAGCCTAATAATCCCCCAAAGGAGCTGGAGCCGATGTTTCAAGAATGCTTCCAACATGCCGCGCGCAGTATCTGGGCCTATGCCTACGACATGGAGACGATTCACTTGCGCGTGCGGACGAAACGCGACGACGTGGAGGAGGTCACGGTCATCGCCGGCGACAAGTATGACTGGGACCGCTTCAACGAAGAACGGCCGTTGGTCAAAATCGCGGCGGACCGCTTCTACGATTATTGGGAGGCCGCCGTCAAACCGAAGTTCAGCCGCTTCGCTTATCTGTTCCGCCTGCGGCAAGGGGACGAGACGGTTTACTTGACGGAAGACGGCGTCTGCGACAATCCTCCCCCGCCCGTAGCAGGCTATTACGATTTCCCCTACATCCATGAAATCGATCTGTTCGCTGCGCCGGAATGGGCGAAATCGGCCGTCTTTTATCAAATCATGCCGGACCGCTTCGCGAACGGCGACGCGTCCCTGAATCCGGAAGGCGTGCAGGATTGGGGGGAAACGCCCGCGGCGGACAGCTGCTTCGGCGGCGATCTGAAGGGAATCCTCGATCATTTGGATCATATCAGCGAGCTCGGCGCGACGGCGATCTATCTGACGCCCATCTTTCAGGCGCCCTCCAGCCATAAGTACGACACGATAGACTATAAGAAGATCGACGAGCATTTCGGCGACAAGGAGATGCTGAAGCAGCTCGTGAACGCCTGCCATTCGCGTGGCATCCGGGTCGTGCTGGACGCCGTCTTCAACCATACGAGCGAGCGCTTCCCGCCATTCCAGGATGTCCTGCGTAACGGCGAGCAGTCCAAATACGCGGATTGGTTCCATGTTCGGACGTTCCCCGCC
It encodes:
- a CDS encoding general stress protein, translating into MQQQMKPSVQIVPTAMDALHTVQELNRRGYMKDNIYVLAHDSSQTKQLSEAASASEISMKEEGMFTAMANVFKSRGDEIRSKLTSIGLSDIEAERYEEELDRGRVLVITNVH
- a CDS encoding response regulator gives rise to the protein MKTKTKLTISFIVLMIVLIFISSISLRNISVLGGKLDEVYANRYQKLMLAYDIRGSVNEVAKGVTNILTVQNAETLSKNESLLADKPKQAREYFDELKRIASTETELVMLNDVERSFTDYFQYAAEVKRLVAAGRGTEAVALREKVGVAEQENTVNLIDDLTAYHRSATDEAVRSASSANRSTRMIMIVTMMAGMLIGIGTMLWNTTGVTRSLNRLTDMIGDYARGMSDPVLRKRAETPDEFGTVAKAFFSLADTLERKTEAEQAYNKKMEEETWVKSNLASVSVALQESKELEQLGFLFMERVVPLVGAVYGGLYIREGYGQDNKLRLYGAYAPQDDTAFEQQFRMGEGLVGQCARSGQPIALADIPSNYLRIRSGLGGTPPRSLLLLPVAYQNQQLAVIELASLAPIDSKQRELLTDLAAGLGSLLNNLFGRLRIEELLRESQVLSEELQAQSEELISQQEELRQSNDQLEEQTRSLKKSEELLQSQQEELEQSNEELLKKTHLLEQQMRKTEQKNEQIERTKTALERQTVQLALSSKYKSEFLANMSHELRTPLNSLLILSQMLMDNKERNLTGKQIEFATTIHSSGGDLLKLIDEILDLSKIGAGKMSVVTEHVPFSDLLQTMRRSFGPMSQQRGLDFELTVEKDVPEGFYSDGHRVKQVLKNLLSNAFKFTHRGSVSLTVRNAQAAEAELDADGGRLIAFEVRDTGIGIPEEKQQLVFEAFQQVDGTTSRTYGGTGLGLAISQELAGLLGGKLLLESKEGEGSVFTLYLPEYHVAFQNGKDAQTDSDAKLGEQAVEAAMLAKQGRRALSEAAMSTASGLAAQRPLTPSGTNAGLVRAAASIEDDRDSIETEDRVVLIIEDDEPFARVLLDMARAHGFKGIVAMQGDIGLNEARRYKPDAILLDIMLPVMDGWSVLHHLKHDADTRHIPVHVVSVMEEVQQGLAMGAIAYLRKPAEKERLERLFVKMESFLAHDLKYVLVVEDDAAQRTGIIELVGGEDVIVKAVSSGAEAMRELETQHWDCMVLDLGLPDISGFELLDGIRRSEKLRELPIIIYTGRDLDKKDEIRLRQYAETIIIKDAKSPERLLDETTLFLHRVVADLPEEKRTVLRKLHSVETIFEGKSILIVDDDIRNVFALSSALEGYKMDIHIAENGREALEMLARHPDTQLILMDMMMPEMDGYETMRHIRAIPEYERLPMIAITAKAMKEDRDKCIEAGASDYISKPVNIDQLLSLMRVWLYQ